CGCTCCGATCTCCAGGGAGCGCCAAGACCACTTCTCGATGCTCTCGCACGAGCGCGCAGCCAAGGCTATCAAGAACGGACGCATGGCCAAGGAGATTACACCGGTGGCTGTTCCGCAGCGTCGTGGGGATGACCTCCTCGTCGAGACCGACGAGGGCGTGCGTCCAGAGACGTCGATGGAGTCGCTGGCAAAGCTACGTCCGGCGTTCGATCAAGGCGGTACCATTACCGCTGGTAATGCGTCTCAGATCAGCGATGGTGCCGCAGCGTTGGTGATCATGTCTGAGGACAAGGCACGATCACTGGGAATCACGCCACTTGCAGAGATCATCGGCTATGGGCAGGTTGCCGGTCCGGACACGTCGCTGCTCCATCAGCCATCCAACGCGATCAACGATGCGTTGCGCCGTGCCCGAATGTCGGTCGGTGATATCAACCTCTTCGAGATCAACGAAGCCTTCGCGGCCGTAGCCATCGCATCCATGGACCATCTGGGCATCAGTGAAGACGTCGTCAATGTCAACGGTGGCGCGATTGCGCTGGGTCACCCAATCGGAGCCTCTGGTGCAAGACTCGCGCTCACGCTCATCACCGAGCTGGTTGAGCGAGGTGGTGGTATGGGTGCCGCCGCGCTTTGCGGTGGTGGCGGCCAGGGCGATGCATTACTCCTGAAGGTTGAGCACTAAGGATCTCTACGACGACTCATCGCCTAGCCTAGCAAGGGTGATCGAAGCACTCTGATTGAAGAGCTTCGTCGGTGCATCGATGAGTCGATTTGGAAGTCGACTTATGGTGCTCCGCGATTCGACTATTGTGTCTGGAAGCCGCCGGCGGGTGTGGTGGATCTTGTGAGCGTGCTCCTTTCATGAGGAGAGCAACTCCGCGTAGTTCGAGTACTTTCGATCGACGGTACTGGGACTTAGTGGCTGCGGGCACTTTACTTGAGGGATGGCTTGCCTTGTGAGGCAGTCAACGGCGAGGCGGCCAACGTCAACGTCAGGCGCGCACCGGCGTTGTCAGGTGGTGGTGGGGCGTCGACGGCGGTTGATTTGCCCTCGGCGGGTCTCAACTACCTCGCTCGCATCAGGTTCGCGTTTAAAGAAGATGATGCTGCTGCTGGCGTAACGACACTGACCCTGCCGATCACGAGACCCAATGCCAGACAGTCGGGGTGGTCATGATGGCCAATGCACGTCTTGTCTTGGTGATGGGTCGTGTGTTCACCACAGAGCATGAGAGTGTTCTTGCTTAAACGTTCCAAGTGATTGTTGATCAAGTCGGGTCCATGGTTGGACGAAGTTGAGAGGAAGTGACTCAATCGAAAGGGGCCTAACCGTGACGAAGCCTGCCCTAGTAATCGTTGCATTGCTTGCAAACGAAGATGCTCGTCGTCCAACCAAGCGCTATCTCGCAGATGTCACCCCTTCGACCTTGCCAGTCGTTTGCCTCCTTCAAGGGGATGCCCTCGATACAAGGGATTGTGAAAAGATCGCAAGAGCGAGCCATGCGATTATTCTGTCGCCAGACGCATCCGTGACCGCTGGATGGACAGACGAGCTGTCATCCGTCGTGAGCGACTATCCCGAGTCCGTCATTGTTCCAGTGTCCCCAAACGTTCATGGTCCTCAGCGGACGATACTAGAAGATCATCAGTCGGTACGCTACCTCAAGGATCAGATGGTGTACGCCAATGAGATGCGTAAAGCATTTCACGGCATCGTGCAACCAATCGCTTATGCCACCGAACTTGTAGCTTGTGCCCCGAGCGCGTGGGCTCTCGATGCACTTGAAATACCTGGCAAAACCATATCAAAGGATGTGTTCACTAACCTCTATCGTTCACATCCACTTCTGCTTGCGCAAGGGTCGGCGGTCTTCGCATCTGTGGTCAAAGAGCAACTCATTCCAGGGGCCGAGCCTCTATCCCCATTGGTGTCACTTTGTATGATCGTCAAAGATGAAGAGGTGATGTTGGGAGACGCTTTGGACTCGGTACGTGGGCTTGTGGACGAGATGATTGTCTACGATACCGGATCAAGTGACGCTACTGTCGAGATCGCCAAAGCGCATGGCGCAACGGTCATCGAAGGCGAGTGGCGAGACGACTTTGCCTGGGCAAGGAACCAGACACTCAACTACGCTCACGGACTTTGGGTGCTCTGGATCGACGCCGATGAGCGTGTGCGTGGAGATATCAACGCCTTGAAGGTGCGCCTTGAAGACCCTTTCGCACCCTTTGAGTCCTACTCCGTCCGTATCCAAAACGTGACTGGTGCGGGGCTGACTTCCACTCAGCACTACGCGAATCGCCTGTTTCGCCGTAAGGATTGCTATTGGAGGGGAGCGCTTCATGAGACCGTGTGGTACCGTGACAGTCGGCGAACATGTTATGCAGCACAATCTGTGGAGTTCCACCTTGAACATCTCGGCTATCTCGATACCACGATGGTTGCGAGGAACAAGGCCGAGCGCAACATCCGCATTGCTGAGCACAACGACTCTGCGGCATCACCCGAAGAGGTGGCGTTGCATGAAGCACGATCACTAACTATGGCATCGCGATACGAAGAGGCTATTGAGTTGGTTCAAACCAAAGTCTTAACCGGGGATTCCCCTGCTATGGAGCGCATTGCAACACTGGCATTAGGTACTTGGCTGCGGGTTGTCAAGCGATACGACGAAGCACTTGATGTCATCGACCGATACGAGTCCCTGGGCTTTGCCCCAGAGTTCGCTGCGAATGATCGGGCGATGATCGCTTACGATCAAGGTGACTTCGCAGATGCTATCGAGTATGCCAGTCAGGTCACTCGCGTGGTGGCAGATCGCGATGGACTCACCGTGCAGCCTGATGGACTCATCGCAATGAAGGCGAGAGCACTTGTGAAGTTAGAACGCCCAGCAGATGCTGCGCGAGTGGTGATCGAAGGTATTTCGCGCGGCGTCATGGACATGCATTTTGGCGAACTTCTGGGCTTTATGGAAGCCGGTGATGTGCCAGTCACAGAGTTAGTTGACGCGCTACTCGATGACAAGAAGCCTCTCATCCTCGCCCAACTGCTCCAGATCGATCCTGAGATTGCTGATAGGGCCTTGACTCAAATGCACGCCATAGATCCTGATGACCGAACGATTCTAGCTGCGGGATCGTTAGTCGCTCGTCACCTGCAACGCGAGCGCCAGGACTATTGGGATGCAGCCTTGGCAGAACAGGGTCTTGTCTCTACGGGTGGGTAGAGTCGATCACACGAGCGGTTGCAATCACATCGCCAAAAGCGACTCGCTCAGGATCGTCGATCGGTAGGCATCGTTGCACCGTCGTGATCGTACTGAACGGTCAAGTATCGACCTTACCCGCCGGTCGAGAGTTGGGCAATCTCACCCGATAGATAGCTGCCTTGATTCTTCAACGTGCCCAACTGGGCCTCCATGTTGTCGAACTCCTGTTGAAGCATCTGCTGCTCATTCTGGATCATCGGCGTATAGCTGTTGTATTGTTGTTGCAGGCTTGAGATCTGCTGGTTGATGCTCGATATTGTGCTAGAAAGCGAGCCAGTCACTGGGTCAGACGCCCCGTAACCGGTGATGCCCATCCCACCTGCGATACCTGCCGTGTAGTTAAAGTTGCCAAGATTGGTCGCACTGGTGATGCCTGTGGCAGTGATCTGGAGTGAGAGTCCCGCCAACGTTGGGTTATCGAGTGGGGCCGTGAGGAACTGTCCACTTCCGGTGGCGGCAACACCATCGATGGTTCCGGCGACATCGGTTCCGGTGTAAGTGGTACCGTTCGCAGTAAGGCCCAGTTGTCCGGTCGTACCACTTGTCGCAACTGTGAAGCTCTGGGCTGAACCATAATTCTCGGACGAGACCACGAGTTGGGACCCCGATGAGGTCGTGTTGACCGTAGCTGCGAGCCCGAGACCCGCCGAAGCAAACGAGGCGTTGATACCGGCTGCGATATTTGCAAGCGACTCGCCCGCGCTAGCGGCATAAGTTGCAGTTATTCCACCAGAGGTGAAGGAAAGTGTCTCGGCGCTTGTGATCGCGCCACCAGCAACGACGCTACCGGTGTCTACGGCTTGGGTGGCCGAATGCGACACGACAACAGCGTAGCTGCCAGGTTGGGTGGCGTTGCTCGCGTAGCTGAACGACACCGATCCAGAATAGGCATTTGAGCTAGCATTTAACGTGCCCCCCTGGGTGAAGATCGATGCGACCTGGGATGGATTCGCATCATAGGCGTTGGCAAAGGTAGTTGCGTTGAAGTCGATGGAGCCGTTCTTGTTGAGTGTGATACCGGCATTGGCTGCGGTTGTGCCATTAGCCCCTACTGCATTGGCAATCACACCCAGTATCTGAGATGTGAGCGCATTGAGATCCGCGTTGCCCATCAGCGGTCCACCCTTACCGGTGGCGGCATTGTACCCCGCATATGTGTTGATGTCAGAGAGAGCGGTGTTGGCCGCAGTGACGAGCGCTTGGACTTGGGTCGCCATTTTCGTCCCGTCGGGTGTGACCGAGAGCGTGATAGGAGATGACCCAGGGGCTTGCGCGGATACAAGGTTAATATCGACGCCCGGCAGTACTCCAGAAACGGTGTTGGTCTGTGAGGAAAGTTCGTAGCCTCCTGAGCCACCGACGCTGATCAGAGCATTCTGGCCTTCGGTTACCGTGTTAAAGCTCCCCACCGATGCCGAGAACGGCGATGCCTCGACGGTGATGTTGCCGTCGGTTCCAGTCGAGTTGGACGAAAGTTGGAGGATGTAGGCATTGGTACCAACCTGCACTGCCGACGCGGTAACACCGGCGTTGGCTGCGTTGATGTTTGAGACCACCGAACTCAAACTTCCGCTACCAGCCGAGATCTCTGAGGCACTAAAGCTGCCCTTGTCAAGCCCAAAGGTGCCGATACCCATTGTGACGGTTCCACCGGTACCATCGGTGAGGGTGGTGGTAGAACCTGCCTGGACGTTGTTGATCGCTGTCGCGGTACCGTCGAGGGTAATTGACCCTGCGGTCCCAACCGATGCCGTTGACTGTGTGCTAAGACCCAGTGAGGATAGGGCTGAGCCTCCGGTGATTTGGAGCGAGGCGGAACTGCCCAACAGTGACGTGCCAACTTCAAGTTGTCCGCGTGTGTTGACCTGTGCATTGAGCAAGGGAGTACCGGAAGTACTCGTTGCGGTGCTGACAGCTTGGGCAAGTTGGGAGGGCGTGTAGGTGCCACTGGCAATCGTAAAGCTCTCGGCGGTCCCGTTAACGGTGGCATCGATCGTGTCATTGGACGAGCCGATGGTGATCGAACTCGCCAGCGCGGATGAGCCAGTTGCCGTGCCCCCCGTAAGGGCTTGGGTGACGGCAAAGGAGTGGTTGCCAACGGCGAGGCCACTGCCAGCGAGGGAACTGACACCAAAACCTGAGGCACTCGATGAGAGCAGGAAGTTGCCGGAGGCGACAGTGGAGGAAAGCGAGCCAAGCGTGTTAGCTCCGGCGAGAACGTTGCCTTGGGCCAGTTGATCGACGTTGAAGCTGATCGTTGACGGCGTTGCCCCCGATGTGGTGGTAGCGGTCGCCACACTGGGATCTGAGGTAGTGGCCGAGGTCACTTGCCAATCAGAGGGTACGTTCAAGTTGTTGGCTGCGGTTTGGAGATTGAGAAAGTCCGACGAGAGCTGTTGATAGTCATTGAGATTGGTATTGAGCGAGTTGATCTGGTTCTGGATGTCTACCTGGGGCTGTTCATAAGCTTGCATGAGTGCGTTGATGATGGAACTGGTATCGAGTCCCGAGATCACACCATTGAACTGAATCGCGGGAGCAAATGGGCTTGTGGTATCCGATGAAGTGGTCGAGCCTGACGAGGTGGTAGAACTCGTCCCTGTGGTCGTGGACGTGCTTGTGGTTGGTGAGATCGAAGACATACAACCTCCTTGATGTCTTGTGTGTTCCCCTGCGTTGAGTTGTCCGGTCTATTACCCAAAATGGGCCGCAGGTGAACCCACGACCCACTTTGAGCGAGAATGAATGGAAGGAAAAGGTAATTACGGAAGAAGCTTGAGAATAAGCTGCGGTAACGCTTGTGCCTGCGACAACATCGCGACACCGGCCTGCATCAACACCTGTTGGGATGAGAAGTTCGTCATCGCCTTAGCCATGTTGGTATCGACCAGTGTTGAGTTTGCCGACGTCACGTTCTGCTGGGCAACCGTATCGTTGGAGATGATGTCCTGGATCTGGTTCTGTGTCGCTCCAATGGCGGCTTCGGCGGATGCGACCTGGGTGATCGCGGCCTGGACGAGCGACATTGCCGAGAATGCTGCCGACGCTGTTCCGATACTTGCATCTGAAGTGCTAACGCCCAACGATGCAGAGCCAAGGTTGCCAATGCTCACGACTACTTGATCGACTGTGGAAGCATAAGCACCGATCTGGAACGACTGGCCAGTGTAGGTTCCGTTTAGCAGTTGGGTGCTACCAAACTGAGTCGAGTTCGCGATCTGGTCAAGCTGGTTTTGTAGGGCTGTGAACTCTTGCTGATCGGCGTTTTCCGAAGTGCTGTTGTTCGCGCCCCCGTTAGCGGCTTGGGTCGCAAGCTGGTTCATGGTTTGCAGAATTGAGATCTGCTGGTTCATCGCACCGGTCGCGATCTGAAGCACAGATACTGCATCTTGACCGTTGTTGATTGCAACACCGAGACCGTTGGCTTGGGTCTGAAGGCCCTGTGAGATCACATAGTCCGCCGCTCCTTGTGAAGCGTTCTGGATCTTGAGGCCCGACGACAGCTGATTGATCGAGGTCTGCATCGCGTTGTTGGTGGCGTTCAAGTTATTGTACGCCTCGATAGCAGAGATGTTGGTATTGACAGATAGGGACATGAATCCTCCTTGAATTCCCACGTAGTTGCCTACGGGACACCAGTATCAGCCTGGCGTCTTGGGAGTCATCGTCTGCATTTTCCGCAAACTTAAGTATGTGATCCAAAAAGATGCGAGCGAGCACACGAAGTCCGATACCTCAAGGTCATCAAAGGGTATCCGATGGATGGTAAGGCACTATGAAGAAGGGGCGCATGGTGGATATTGTCTTTGAGGGAAACACTCGCTTCGACAACAGCTACGGCATCGTCAACTTAAACCTTGCGAACGCACTCCGAGCGCGAGGCCATCAGGTGGCATTCACATCCTTTGACGAAGATGAGGATGGGTTTCTTGCAAGCTGCACCCAGTTAGGCATTGCCCCCTTCCCTCTTAGACCAGTGGGGGTTGGGGATGTCTGCATCCGTGAGTTCTGGCCACCCAAGTGGGATCGCCCGGCGTGTCAGAAGTTTATTGTGATTCAACCGTGGGAGTTTGGTGGCGTGCCTCTTGCCTGGATCGACAAACTCGATCAGGTCGATCAGGTGTGGGCCTATACCCAGTTCGTTAAGTCCTGCTGGGTTGAAGGGGGCGCTGATCCTGCAAAGATCAGAGTTGTTCCCTTAGGGGTTCATCAAAGTAGCCTGAGTCAAGGCAAGAAAGCACCGGGTCAACTGCTGTTCCTTGGTGGTGGTATCTGGCGAAAGGGGGTTGACCTGTTCGTGATGGCCGTAGATGGTCTCAGCGACGGCGAGCTTGCACACACCCATGTGGTCATCAAGGAGTCAGGGAACGACTCGTTTTATCGCAACCAGTCACTAGTCGATATGATGATCGACAAATTTCCCCGTGTTCGTGCTGTTACCGAGGTTTGCCGTGACAGCTTGAGTAGGGCGGAACTCGACCTGCTGATTGCGCAGTCGGTTGCCCTGGTTCACCCGTATCGAGCGGAAGGGTTCTACTTGGGAGGACTCGAAGCCATGAGTCTTGGTACTGCTGTGGTGATGACACAAGGTGGAGCAGCGGACGATTATGCCAACGACCAGAACGCGCTGATGATTCGGGCCACTCATGCTATTGGGGATGGAGACTCCGATGGTGATCTTGGTCCAATCGGTGGCGAGTTTCATTGGATGGAAGCGTCGGTAGATGATCTGACTCGCGCGATTCGCATGGTTCTGACAGATGATCCCTCAACACAAGCTGATGTACAAGCTCGTATCGAACGTGCATACCAGACAAGTCGCCGCTTCTCGTGGGATCAAAGTGCTCAATACGCTGAGAGTGCGATTGCGTCAGAACGAGTGGAGAACGACCACTTCTCCCAAGTTGAAGAGGGTCTTGCTCGTGTTCTTGATACTTGGAGCCTCAGCGACCTAGACGCTGTGACTGCGCTCATGGTTCAGCACCAGGACTTTCACGGTGCTCATGAGCTGTTGGCACGCTTTGGCAAAGCACTGCCCCCAAATGCCCAAGCCATGTCCGACCAACTCCTTTCGTTGCTACCTGGTCGTATCGACATCTGGCGCGATGCCCGATACCGCGTCGCACTACAAAGCTACGCTAGGGGCGGCTCACGTGGAGTAGTCGGTGCCATCTCGCATCGCTGCACCGTTAACCAAGACCTATAAACCTAACGAAGGAGATTCCAAAATGGACGAAGTCAATTCTCAACTGCAAGCAATCCTTTCTCAAATTATCGAACGGCAAGGTCTCGTGGAGCATAAGGTGGCGATGCTGCTCGATCATGCCCAACAGATGCCTCGCTTTTTCAGTCCCACACATGCAACGTTGCTGCTCGACCTTCAGGCCAGGCTCAAGCCAGCCACTGCGGTTGGGGCGAAACGGGTACGTGTTGGCGGTGACAATGACGGTGGCTATGTGATGGTGGATCATGGACTTGATGACACGACTGTGTATAACTTCGGCATTGGCCAGGAGGTGACCTGGGATCAGGCTATGGCGAGTCGAGGGAACACGATCTATCAGTTCGATCACACAATCGATCAACCGCCACCTGTCAATGGCACTACGGTTTTCAAACGTGTGGGTCTTGGTGCGACAACGAACGATACGTTTGTGAGCCTATACGATGCACTAACGGCTAACCAAGACCAGGATCGCAGCGACCTCCTACTCAACATCGATATCGAGGGTGGAGAGTGGGACATCCTTCCGACGCTCACTGTCCGAGATCTGGCACCGTTCTCTCAGATCGTCATCGAACTCCATGACCTGCTGCGATTTATTACCGCAAGTGAATTTCGAGCCAAGGTGGTTGCCTCGTTGGACTCGCTCTATCGTACCCATCAGGTCGTACACGTTCATGCCAATAACTGGGCCTCCCGAGCCATTGCTGGTAGCGTAATAGGCTACGACGTGTTGGAAGTTACGTTACTGCGCAAGAGTGATTGGACGTTTGAGGAATACCAGGACACGTTACCGCTCGCTCTCGACCGTCCAAACGCGCCATTTCGAGAAGAATATGCCCTTGGGGACTGGGCGCATGTCGCATCATGAGGCCATAGGCCGGTTGCGCTCTACTATCAGTGAGCACTGAGGTCACGCACGACGGCCACCGCCACCGTCGGCTCCCCAACACCGCATCGCGGACACGCTGCGCCCCCTGACGGGACGTTGAACCAATAACCCGAGACTACATCCCGGGTCGCCTCGATGTCGCTCACAATTGTCGAAGCACTCACCTGCTGTCCACTCGGATTGGTTGAGATCCCTGCATAGATGACGATCTTGGGGTTGGCGTGGCGAGCTAATGCGGCTGCCCTATCAACAAACGCCTTATAGATGCTGGGTCGACTCTCCAACCCTTGCGCCTGAATATCGATAGCACTTGAATACTTGGCATAGTCCGAAACTATGCCCTTGTCCAGGTAGGTACTCCAGATATTGGCACCAGGGGCAATAACCTTTGCCAAGTCCGCCGCCGGAGCGCTCGTGACCTTCACATCCATCCCGTGTCTGCGATGCGACAGCACACATCGTGGCCAACGGGTGCAAGCCGGTCCTGAGATAGCCCGGCGTAACAAGACCTCTTAACTGGTCTTGCCTGGAATCCTAGCCTGTTGGCCAAGCCTTCAAGCAGCAGCCTCGAGCTCTGCCCATTCGGCATAGTTGCCGACATGGCTCCCAATCGTGTGGACCACGTGCTGCAGGCACGGTGAGGTCCGCCGCCTGGTAGATGTGCCTCTCACCAAGGATTTGCACGGTCTAAACCTTATCGAGATCCAAAATCGTACTGAGTGTTGCCACAATGTAGGTGGGATAGGACGCAGGTCCTTAGAGACTGTGGATGGTGACCGAAGAGATGGTGCATTGCTCCTTCGGTTTGCCGCCCTGTGAGCCAGCCGCATCCAGTGCAGTGAGGACCTCGTCCCCCTCGATCAACTGGCCAAACAGGCTGTAGAGGGGTGGTAAGGAGACACCGCTCGGTCCTGAAATAATGAAGAACTGACTCCCGTTGGTGTTTGGGCCAGCGTTTGCCATAGCAAGACTTCCCCGCTGGTACTCGCCAGGGTTGGGCAGTTCATCGCGAAACTGATAACCAGGCCCTCCTGCCCCTGATCCAGTTGGGTCCCCCCCTTGGACGACAAAGCCTGGAATGATCCGGTGAAAGTCAATCCCGTCAAAGTAATGATAGCGAGCGAGGAAGACGAAGCTGTTGACGGTGATCGGTGCACGGTTGACAAGGAGCTCAAAGCGCATCGTGCCATGGCTGGTCTCCATAGTTGCCTCATAGGAGGCGCCATCGTCCAGACAGTATGATGGACTGGCATCGAACTTCGTCACCTGAGGGCTGGAGCCATCCGGCTCGGGGCAAGGGTAATTCTCTTTCTTCCGTCCGAGCATGCTGTTCTTCCTTCCGTTGTCGGCGTCTCTTTTTACCAGCGTTCGATCAGGAGCGCTGGCGGACCCAGGACCTTACTTGGTCACCTGGATCGTGACGGTGTTGATCTTATAGGTGGTCTTTGGGGGGATACCGTTGTTGGCGGTGCTGCCGCCGGCATTGATCTTTGCGATGACCGAGAGGCCTTTGGTCACCTGACCGAAGACGCTATAAGTGTCGCTTAACTCCTTTTCGCCGGCTGTGCCTGAGACAACAAAGAATTGACTCCCATTGCTGTTTGGTGAGCCGCTGTTGGCCATTGCCACGGTGCCGATGTGGTACGAACCGGCAGGGGGGTTCTTATCGCCAAAGCTGTACCCCGGTGTTCCGAAGTCGTTGTTGGTCGGACTCCCTCCCTGGATGACAAAGCCTGGGATGACGCGAAAGAAAGTCGTTCCGTTGAAGAAGTGATAGAGCGACAGAACGTAGAAATTGTTTGCTGATTTTGGTCCAAGATTTGGCTCAAGTTTGATGTCGAAGGTCCCGGCAGTGGTATTGACCACGGCGAGGTAGTGATCCTTCGGATTAAGACACTCTGGCGGATATTTCTTAAAATGGGTCTTGCGCGGAATGGTAGCGTTTGGATTAGGACAACCGTTGGGGAGCAGGTAGCTAGTCGTCTTGGCGGTGGTCGTCTTGTGGTCGGCCACGGTCTTCTTAGGGGTCGGTTT
This sequence is a window from Ferrimicrobium sp.. Protein-coding genes within it:
- a CDS encoding acetyl-CoA C-acetyltransferase encodes the protein MTKSVIVSGARTPIGKLSGSLGSMTAMHLGSIAIKEALKRAALDPEAVEYVFMGHVLQAGQGQITARQAAVGAGIPMSVPSTTVNKVCLSGLNSIHLADLMIRAGEADIVVAGGMESMTQAPYFLPGARNGFRMGDVQLIDAMLYDGLFCAFDKMAMGLATEHYLGTAPISRERQDHFSMLSHERAAKAIKNGRMAKEITPVAVPQRRGDDLLVETDEGVRPETSMESLAKLRPAFDQGGTITAGNASQISDGAAALVIMSEDKARSLGITPLAEIIGYGQVAGPDTSLLHQPSNAINDALRRARMSVGDINLFEINEAFAAVAIASMDHLGISEDVVNVNGGAIALGHPIGASGARLALTLITELVERGGGMGAAALCGGGGQGDALLLKVEH
- a CDS encoding glycosyltransferase family 2 protein yields the protein MTKPALVIVALLANEDARRPTKRYLADVTPSTLPVVCLLQGDALDTRDCEKIARASHAIILSPDASVTAGWTDELSSVVSDYPESVIVPVSPNVHGPQRTILEDHQSVRYLKDQMVYANEMRKAFHGIVQPIAYATELVACAPSAWALDALEIPGKTISKDVFTNLYRSHPLLLAQGSAVFASVVKEQLIPGAEPLSPLVSLCMIVKDEEVMLGDALDSVRGLVDEMIVYDTGSSDATVEIAKAHGATVIEGEWRDDFAWARNQTLNYAHGLWVLWIDADERVRGDINALKVRLEDPFAPFESYSVRIQNVTGAGLTSTQHYANRLFRRKDCYWRGALHETVWYRDSRRTCYAAQSVEFHLEHLGYLDTTMVARNKAERNIRIAEHNDSAASPEEVALHEARSLTMASRYEEAIELVQTKVLTGDSPAMERIATLALGTWLRVVKRYDEALDVIDRYESLGFAPEFAANDRAMIAYDQGDFADAIEYASQVTRVVADRDGLTVQPDGLIAMKARALVKLERPADAARVVIEGISRGVMDMHFGELLGFMEAGDVPVTELVDALLDDKKPLILAQLLQIDPEIADRALTQMHAIDPDDRTILAAGSLVARHLQRERQDYWDAALAEQGLVSTGG
- the fliD gene encoding flagellar filament capping protein FliD, with amino-acid sequence MSSISPTTSTSTTTGTSSTTSSGSTTSSDTTSPFAPAIQFNGVISGLDTSSIINALMQAYEQPQVDIQNQINSLNTNLNDYQQLSSDFLNLQTAANNLNVPSDWQVTSATTSDPSVATATTTSGATPSTISFNVDQLAQGNVLAGANTLGSLSSTVASGNFLLSSSASGFGVSSLAGSGLAVGNHSFAVTQALTGGTATGSSALASSITIGSSNDTIDATVNGTAESFTIASGTYTPSQLAQAVSTATSTSGTPLLNAQVNTRGQLEVGTSLLGSSASLQITGGSALSSLGLSTQSTASVGTAGSITLDGTATAINNVQAGSTTTLTDGTGGTVTMGIGTFGLDKGSFSASEISAGSGSLSSVVSNINAANAGVTASAVQVGTNAYILQLSSNSTGTDGNITVEASPFSASVGSFNTVTEGQNALISVGGSGGYELSSQTNTVSGVLPGVDINLVSAQAPGSSPITLSVTPDGTKMATQVQALVTAANTALSDINTYAGYNAATGKGGPLMGNADLNALTSQILGVIANAVGANGTTAANAGITLNKNGSIDFNATTFANAYDANPSQVASIFTQGGTLNASSNAYSGSVSFSYASNATQPGSYAVVVSHSATQAVDTGSVVAGGAITSAETLSFTSGGITATYAASAGESLANIAAGINASFASAGLGLAATVNTTSSGSQLVVSSENYGSAQSFTVATSGTTGQLGLTANGTTYTGTDVAGTIDGVAATGSGQFLTAPLDNPTLAGLSLQITATGITSATNLGNFNYTAGIAGGMGITGYGASDPVTGSLSSTISSINQQISSLQQQYNSYTPMIQNEQQMLQQEFDNMEAQLGTLKNQGSYLSGEIAQLSTGG
- a CDS encoding glycosyltransferase is translated as MVDIVFEGNTRFDNSYGIVNLNLANALRARGHQVAFTSFDEDEDGFLASCTQLGIAPFPLRPVGVGDVCIREFWPPKWDRPACQKFIVIQPWEFGGVPLAWIDKLDQVDQVWAYTQFVKSCWVEGGADPAKIRVVPLGVHQSSLSQGKKAPGQLLFLGGGIWRKGVDLFVMAVDGLSDGELAHTHVVIKESGNDSFYRNQSLVDMMIDKFPRVRAVTEVCRDSLSRAELDLLIAQSVALVHPYRAEGFYLGGLEAMSLGTAVVMTQGGAADDYANDQNALMIRATHAIGDGDSDGDLGPIGGEFHWMEASVDDLTRAIRMVLTDDPSTQADVQARIERAYQTSRRFSWDQSAQYAESAIASERVENDHFSQVEEGLARVLDTWSLSDLDAVTALMVQHQDFHGAHELLARFGKALPPNAQAMSDQLLSLLPGRIDIWRDARYRVALQSYARGGSRGVVGAISHRCTVNQDL
- a CDS encoding peptidylprolyl isomerase, producing the protein MLGRKKENYPCPEPDGSSPQVTKFDASPSYCLDDGASYEATMETSHGTMRFELLVNRAPITVNSFVFLARYHYFDGIDFHRIIPGFVVQGGDPTGSGAGGPGYQFRDELPNPGEYQRGSLAMANAGPNTNGSQFFIISGPSGVSLPPLYSLFGQLIEGDEVLTALDAAGSQGGKPKEQCTISSVTIHSL
- a CDS encoding peptidylprolyl isomerase — protein: MPSEKRARIRANQQKLKEAEQARAKRRKTLRNGAIVVVAAIVIFVGIYLLTKPTPKKTVADHKTTTAKTTSYLLPNGCPNPNATIPRKTHFKKYPPECLNPKDHYLAVVNTTAGTFDIKLEPNLGPKSANNFYVLSLYHFFNGTTFFRVIPGFVIQGGSPTNNDFGTPGYSFGDKNPPAGSYHIGTVAMANSGSPNSNGSQFFVVSGTAGEKELSDTYSVFGQVTKGLSVIAKINAGGSTANNGIPPKTTYKINTVTIQVTK